The following proteins are co-located in the Myroides profundi genome:
- a CDS encoding ABC-F family ATP-binding cassette domain-containing protein — translation MLNIHNLSVSFSGEYLFENVTFRIGAGDRVGLVGKNGAGKSTMLKLLSGDLEPDTGSMAVEKDLRIGFLRQDIDFIPGRTVLDEAYQAFVEIKKVEADLEKVNVELNERTDYESESYSELIEKLSDLTHRFEIIGGYNYVGNTERILLGLGFKREDFNNQTDTFSGGWRMRIELAKLLLQDNDLLLLDEPTNHLDIESIIWLEQFLKSYAGAVVIISHDKMFLDNVTNRTIEISLGKIYDFNKPYSQYLVLREELREMQLASQKNQAKKIEETEKLIEKFRYKATKASMAQSLIKKLDKVERIEVDEDDNAVMNISFPVSIDPGKVVLEIDKVTKRYGDKVIFKDIDLLVERGIKVAFVGQNGQGKSTLIKAIMEEFEYEGTIKLGHNVQLGYFAQNQADYLDGEKTVLDTMLDAATDGNRVKVRDMLGSFLFRGDDVEKKVKVLSGGERNRLALCKMLLLPINVLLMDEPTNHLDIKSKNVLKKALENFKGTLLLVSHDRDFLQGLTQLVYEFKDQKIKQYLGDINYFLEERNAQNMREIEKVTVAPVVKAVVVEEKKAPALSYEDQKKQKTLQNRLSKIENEIAELEKKVAKDDERLAVDYEKLMADANFFSEYEKKKNKIDDLMIEWEEIHEQLQ, via the coding sequence ATGTTAAATATACACAATCTATCAGTTTCTTTTTCTGGTGAGTATTTATTTGAGAATGTGACATTCCGCATCGGTGCAGGTGACCGTGTGGGGTTAGTTGGGAAGAATGGAGCTGGTAAGTCCACAATGTTGAAATTATTATCAGGAGATTTAGAGCCTGATACTGGAAGTATGGCTGTTGAAAAAGACCTCCGTATCGGATTCTTAAGACAGGATATTGATTTTATACCTGGTAGGACTGTACTAGACGAAGCTTATCAAGCTTTCGTAGAGATTAAGAAGGTAGAAGCAGATCTTGAAAAGGTTAATGTTGAATTAAATGAACGTACAGACTATGAGTCTGAAAGTTATAGTGAGTTAATCGAAAAGTTAAGTGATTTGACACACCGCTTTGAGATTATCGGAGGATATAATTATGTTGGTAACACAGAGCGTATCTTATTAGGACTTGGTTTTAAACGTGAGGATTTTAATAATCAGACAGATACTTTCTCTGGAGGATGGCGTATGCGTATCGAGTTAGCGAAATTGTTACTACAAGATAACGATTTGTTACTTCTGGATGAGCCAACGAACCACTTGGATATCGAGAGTATCATTTGGTTAGAACAATTCTTAAAGTCGTATGCTGGTGCAGTAGTGATTATTTCGCATGATAAGATGTTCTTAGACAATGTAACGAATCGTACGATAGAAATATCATTAGGGAAGATATATGACTTTAATAAGCCTTATTCACAGTATTTAGTATTGCGTGAAGAACTTCGTGAGATGCAGTTAGCTTCTCAAAAGAATCAGGCGAAGAAGATAGAGGAGACGGAGAAGCTTATCGAGAAGTTTAGATATAAAGCGACGAAGGCTTCTATGGCACAATCTCTTATCAAGAAATTGGATAAAGTAGAGCGTATCGAAGTAGATGAGGATGATAATGCGGTAATGAATATCTCTTTCCCTGTGAGTATAGATCCAGGTAAAGTAGTTTTAGAAATTGATAAAGTAACGAAGCGTTATGGTGATAAAGTGATCTTTAAAGATATCGACTTATTAGTAGAACGCGGGATTAAAGTAGCATTTGTAGGACAGAATGGTCAAGGTAAATCTACGTTGATCAAAGCTATAATGGAGGAGTTTGAATACGAGGGGACTATTAAGCTAGGACACAATGTTCAGTTAGGATACTTCGCTCAAAACCAAGCAGACTATTTAGATGGTGAGAAAACGGTATTAGACACAATGTTAGACGCAGCTACTGATGGTAATCGTGTGAAAGTACGCGATATGTTAGGGTCTTTCTTGTTTAGAGGAGATGATGTTGAGAAGAAAGTGAAAGTACTGTCAGGAGGAGAGCGTAACAGACTTGCATTGTGTAAAATGTTACTTCTTCCTATCAACGTATTGCTGATGGATGAGCCGACGAACCACTTAGATATTAAGTCTAAGAATGTATTGAAGAAAGCACTAGAGAACTTTAAGGGAACTTTACTATTAGTATCTCACGACCGTGACTTCTTACAAGGGTTAACGCAGTTGGTTTATGAGTTTAAAGATCAAAAGATAAAACAATACTTAGGTGATATCAATTACTTCTTAGAAGAACGCAATGCGCAGAATATGCGTGAAATCGAGAAAGTAACTGTTGCTCCTGTGGTTAAAGCAGTAGTAGTGGAGGAGAAAAAAGCACCTGCTTTATCTTATGAAGACCAAAAGAAGCAGAAGACACTTCAAAATAGATTGAGTAAGATTGAGAATGAAATAGCTGAACTTGAGAAGAAGGTAGCTAAGGATGATGAACGTTTAGCTGTAGACTATGAAAAGCTAATGGCTGATGCGAATTTTTTTAGTGAGTATGAGAAGAAAAAGAATAAGATTGATGATTTGATGATTGAGTGGGAAGAAATCCACGAACAATTACAATAG
- a CDS encoding NAD(P)/FAD-dependent oxidoreductase produces the protein MALSMVDYIVVGTGLAGICFTEKLASEGKSFVVIDNEKRSSSLMAGGMYNPVVLKRFTDVWKVGEQLDIALPFYAELEKKLGEKFIFEMPLYRRLLSVEEQNNWFHAADKPNLEKYLSPKLVRDEINGVKSPFGFGEVNYTGYVETKTLIKAYRAYLNEINSYRQEEFDYDSLSYTDDEVTYKDIVAKHIVFAEGFGMLQNPFFKDLPLDGTKGEVLLVKIPNLSIDIILKANVFLIPVGNDLYKVGATYDWEDKTDTTTEEGLRELLEGLRDVVDLDFEVVAHNAGVRPTVKDRRPLLGRSRESARIHVLNGLGTRGVLLGPFLAEKLYNNIEKAMELEENISIHRYKKFKF, from the coding sequence ATGGCTTTAAGTATGGTAGATTATATTGTAGTAGGTACTGGTTTAGCAGGAATCTGTTTTACAGAAAAACTAGCTAGTGAAGGGAAGTCCTTCGTAGTGATAGACAATGAGAAGCGCTCTTCTTCACTAATGGCAGGTGGAATGTATAACCCTGTCGTATTAAAGCGTTTCACAGATGTGTGGAAGGTCGGAGAACAATTAGATATTGCTTTGCCTTTTTATGCAGAATTAGAAAAGAAATTAGGAGAGAAGTTTATCTTTGAAATGCCTTTGTACAGAAGATTATTATCTGTGGAGGAGCAGAATAATTGGTTCCATGCAGCTGATAAACCTAATTTAGAAAAGTATCTATCACCTAAGTTGGTTCGCGATGAAATTAATGGAGTGAAGTCTCCTTTTGGTTTTGGAGAGGTGAACTATACTGGATATGTAGAAACTAAAACCTTGATTAAGGCTTATAGAGCTTATTTGAACGAAATCAATAGTTATAGACAAGAGGAGTTTGATTACGATAGTTTAAGCTATACAGATGATGAAGTAACTTATAAGGATATAGTGGCTAAGCATATTGTTTTTGCAGAAGGTTTTGGGATGTTGCAGAATCCATTCTTTAAAGATCTGCCTTTAGACGGTACTAAAGGAGAGGTGCTTTTAGTGAAGATTCCAAATCTTAGTATAGATATTATATTGAAGGCAAATGTGTTTTTAATCCCAGTAGGTAATGATCTATATAAAGTAGGCGCTACTTACGATTGGGAAGATAAAACAGATACAACTACAGAAGAGGGTCTAAGAGAGTTGTTAGAAGGGTTAAGAGATGTTGTGGACTTAGACTTTGAAGTAGTAGCTCATAATGCTGGTGTACGACCTACTGTAAAAGATCGTCGTCCATTGTTAGGAAGAAGTAGAGAGTCTGCAAGAATCCATGTATTGAATGGATTAGGAACGAGAGGGGTGTTATTAGGGCCTTTCTTAGCAGAGAAATTATATAATAATATAGAAAAAGCTATGGAGCTAGAGGAGAATATCTCTATTCATAGATATAAGAAGTTTAAATTTTAG
- the gldN gene encoding gliding motility protein GldN — translation MNWKNFSLYIVFTMFSIASFAQTNLLNAKSAADIGIMPISEILIKAEGPIPYGNVREKDILFGIKVWENISLAEKANEMYLYPIDEYSSEGRKPLFQVLIDGIKSGEITEVYDNSDFKNQRTLKDIQDSFVRIDTTDAGIEYYNAGEAIPEEYIQKVELRPSDVKEYHIMGMWYFDRNEGQLKYRLLGIAPVVADLYTKGSANENYVELFWIFFADARNTLFQNYAFNAKNPLNPINFDHLLNSRRFSATIYKADNQYGNRKIDDYIKSNDLKRLFEAERIKELIRNLEDDMWNY, via the coding sequence ATGAACTGGAAGAATTTTTCACTATATATAGTGTTTACGATGTTTTCAATAGCATCATTCGCTCAGACGAATCTATTGAATGCAAAATCTGCTGCTGATATTGGTATTATGCCAATCTCGGAGATTCTAATCAAAGCAGAAGGACCAATACCTTACGGAAACGTTCGTGAGAAAGATATCTTATTTGGTATTAAAGTATGGGAGAATATTTCGTTAGCTGAGAAAGCGAATGAGATGTATCTATATCCTATTGATGAGTATTCATCTGAAGGAAGAAAACCTCTGTTCCAAGTTTTAATCGATGGTATTAAATCTGGAGAGATTACAGAAGTGTATGATAATAGTGATTTTAAAAATCAACGTACATTAAAAGATATTCAAGACTCTTTCGTGAGAATTGATACTACAGATGCTGGTATCGAGTATTACAATGCTGGAGAAGCTATTCCTGAGGAATATATTCAGAAAGTAGAGTTAAGACCTTCTGACGTTAAAGAGTATCACATCATGGGTATGTGGTATTTCGATAGAAATGAAGGACAGTTAAAATATAGATTATTAGGTATTGCTCCAGTAGTAGCAGACTTGTATACTAAAGGATCAGCTAATGAGAACTATGTAGAGTTATTCTGGATATTCTTTGCTGATGCTCGTAATACATTGTTCCAAAACTATGCATTCAATGCTAAGAACCCACTTAATCCAATCAACTTTGACCATTTGTTAAACTCGAGAAGATTCAGTGCTACTATTTATAAAGCAGATAACCAATATGGTAATCGTAAAATTGATGATTACATCAAGAGTAATGATTTAAAACGTTTATTTGAGGCAGAAAGAATTAAAGAATTGATTCGAAACCTTGAAGATGATATGTGGAATTACTAA
- the gldM gene encoding gliding motility protein GldM: MAKQKLTPRQKMINLMYLVFIAMMALQVSTEVLSAFGVVNEKFEAANEGAKANNEGLLGALEKKAEENPAQFADPAKKAKQVEKITQEFYDFVGKYKTLITSEFEGERTENGKLPAERMNKSDIINDAWFTGDNYSAEGQAFIDGINKYKKALLDILEKDAKFQPIVLDINSKFNLSDVKDSQGKERAYLNYNFYGFPAIASLTKLSTMQNDAKIVEAEIYNSLMGNTLSKAASMKNYQAIVVADKSTLFAGETYKGRVVLGRYDKSTVPTKVVVNGQNIDLSKSLVDGQVNLGFTVGNVGEHQIGGKFTFVEDGQPVEIDIKGSYVVVPKPNSANISADKMNVVYRGVSNPMTISFAGIANDKVQASAPGLTSQGGGKYTLRPQAGREVVINVTGTLPDGQKVSDRKVFRIKDIPSPRGTVRGEFNAKGPKSNLEIVTIGAKLEDFDFDLNLTVTSFVLQIPGQPSIVVPGNRMNERAKAAIRRAQLGDVVVISDIKVRLEGAGDYALKKTSPCTFEIM; encoded by the coding sequence ATGGCTAAACAAAAACTGACCCCAAGACAAAAGATGATTAACCTGATGTATCTGGTGTTTATCGCGATGATGGCACTTCAGGTATCTACAGAGGTTTTATCAGCTTTTGGTGTAGTGAACGAGAAGTTCGAGGCAGCTAATGAAGGTGCAAAAGCAAATAATGAAGGTTTGCTAGGGGCTTTAGAGAAGAAAGCTGAGGAGAACCCAGCTCAATTCGCTGACCCTGCAAAAAAAGCAAAGCAAGTAGAGAAAATTACTCAGGAGTTCTATGACTTCGTGGGTAAATATAAAACTCTAATTACTAGCGAATTTGAAGGTGAACGCACAGAGAATGGTAAATTACCAGCTGAGCGTATGAATAAATCTGATATTATCAATGATGCTTGGTTCACAGGTGATAATTATTCAGCAGAAGGACAGGCTTTTATCGATGGTATTAATAAGTACAAAAAAGCACTTCTTGATATCTTAGAAAAAGATGCTAAGTTCCAACCTATCGTATTAGATATAAATAGTAAATTTAATCTAAGCGATGTGAAAGATAGCCAAGGAAAAGAGAGAGCTTATTTAAATTATAATTTCTATGGGTTCCCAGCAATTGCTTCTTTGACTAAGTTATCTACCATGCAAAATGATGCGAAGATAGTAGAAGCAGAGATTTATAACAGCTTAATGGGTAATACACTTAGTAAAGCTGCATCTATGAAGAACTATCAAGCTATCGTAGTAGCTGACAAGTCTACTCTTTTTGCTGGTGAAACTTATAAAGGTAGAGTAGTATTAGGTCGTTATGATAAATCAACTGTTCCTACTAAAGTAGTTGTTAATGGTCAAAATATTGATTTATCTAAATCATTAGTTGATGGACAAGTTAACTTAGGATTTACTGTTGGTAACGTAGGTGAGCACCAAATCGGAGGTAAGTTTACTTTCGTAGAGGATGGTCAGCCAGTAGAGATTGATATTAAAGGTAGTTATGTAGTAGTACCTAAACCGAACTCAGCTAATATATCTGCTGATAAAATGAACGTAGTATATCGTGGTGTTTCTAACCCTATGACTATTTCGTTTGCTGGTATTGCTAATGATAAAGTACAAGCTTCTGCTCCAGGACTTACAAGTCAAGGAGGTGGTAAATATACATTAAGACCACAAGCAGGAAGAGAAGTAGTTATCAATGTGACAGGAACTTTACCTGATGGACAAAAAGTATCTGATAGAAAAGTTTTCCGTATTAAAGATATTCCTTCTCCAAGAGGAACAGTACGTGGGGAGTTCAATGCTAAAGGACCTAAGTCTAACTTAGAGATTGTGACTATCGGTGCTAAATTAGAAGACTTTGACTTTGATTTAAATCTTACAGTTACTAGTTTTGTATTGCAAATACCTGGACAACCTAGTATCGTTGTTCCTGGAAATAGAATGAATGAAAGAGCAAAAGCGGCTATTCGTAGAGCTCAGTTAGGTGATGTAGTAGTAATTTCGGATATTAAGGTGCGTTTAGAAGGGGCAGGAGACTATGCTTTGAAAAAAACATCACCATGTACGTTTGAGATTATGTAA
- the gldL gene encoding gliding motility protein GldL, whose translation MAISKKLMNFCYGMGASVVIIGALFKITHMEFGPLNGNNMLTIGLLVEAFIFAISAFEPVDEELDWAKVYPELKDGKAREVKVAKQAVVEPQDTEGMLSKKLDQMLKDAKIDGELMNSLGNSIRNFEAASREMGPSVNSVASTQKYAQEMTLAAQQLESLNKAYKVQLESATANAEINKAVAENNAQLKEQMQALTNNLASLNNVYGGMLSAMGGGRNAN comes from the coding sequence ATGGCAATATCTAAAAAATTGATGAACTTCTGTTATGGAATGGGAGCTTCAGTAGTAATCATCGGTGCATTATTTAAAATTACGCACATGGAATTTGGACCTTTGAATGGTAACAATATGTTAACTATCGGTCTATTAGTAGAGGCATTTATTTTTGCAATCTCTGCATTCGAGCCAGTTGATGAGGAATTAGATTGGGCAAAGGTATATCCAGAATTAAAAGACGGGAAAGCTAGAGAAGTAAAAGTGGCTAAACAAGCTGTTGTAGAGCCTCAAGATACGGAAGGTATGCTTTCTAAAAAATTAGATCAAATGTTGAAAGACGCAAAAATTGACGGAGAGTTGATGAATAGCTTAGGAAACAGTATTCGTAATTTCGAAGCTGCTTCTAGAGAGATGGGACCTTCTGTGAATTCTGTTGCTTCAACACAAAAATATGCGCAAGAAATGACATTAGCTGCTCAACAGTTAGAGTCTCTAAACAAAGCTTATAAAGTACAATTAGAAAGCGCAACAGCGAATGCTGAAATCAATAAAGCAGTAGCTGAAAACAATGCTCAATTAAAAGAGCAAATGCAAGCATTAACAAACAATTTAGCGTCATTAAACAACGTTTATGGTGGAATGCTTTCTGCTATGGGTGGTGGAAGAAATGCTAATTAG
- the gldK gene encoding gliding motility lipoprotein GldK: MKKIITLGAVLALMTSCGTGDRGELMHGEAGKRWSSDKPQGMSLIPGGTFTMGQANEDFLGAQDAPTKTVTIGSFYMDETEISNNQYRKFVEWVKDSVVRTKLAIAADEMGVAKESGGIGAYAFVDAEEDLERMTPYQRYMYENYYSFQVSDDIYSGRRLNKKVPLVKDTRKYPDANYVEVMDSLYIPASETYNGMTTFDNSKLKFKYSYVDVDAATRDRSTENRGKRNRHLKTETLLIYPDTTRWIKEFQYSYNEPMHNDYFWHEAFGDYPVVGVNWHQAKAFAAWRSMYKNIYLKDNKMTLEINEFRLPMESEWEYAARGGLEGAMYPWGGPYATDEKGCFMANFKPTRFDYAADGALYTANVRSYPPNGYNLYNMAGNVAEWTSSTYDASSYDHMSALKPRNRPSESPLKVVRGGSWRDPAYFLQVATRDSEYADSARSYIGFRTVQSVSGSLSRVNQAKMAR; encoded by the coding sequence ATGAAGAAGATCATTACGTTAGGAGCAGTTTTAGCTTTGATGACCAGTTGTGGAACTGGAGATCGAGGTGAATTGATGCATGGTGAGGCTGGAAAAAGATGGAGCAGTGATAAACCACAAGGGATGTCACTTATTCCAGGAGGTACTTTTACCATGGGTCAAGCCAATGAGGATTTCTTAGGAGCCCAAGATGCGCCAACAAAAACAGTTACTATCGGTTCATTTTATATGGATGAAACTGAAATTTCGAATAACCAGTACCGTAAATTCGTAGAGTGGGTTAAGGATTCTGTTGTTCGAACAAAATTAGCTATTGCAGCTGATGAAATGGGTGTGGCTAAAGAATCAGGTGGTATCGGTGCGTATGCATTCGTAGATGCTGAAGAGGATTTAGAAAGAATGACTCCATACCAACGATATATGTATGAGAACTATTACAGCTTTCAGGTGAGTGATGATATCTACTCTGGTCGTCGTTTAAATAAAAAAGTTCCTTTAGTGAAAGATACTAGAAAGTATCCAGACGCTAATTACGTGGAAGTAATGGATTCATTATATATCCCAGCTAGTGAGACATATAATGGTATGACTACTTTCGATAACTCTAAGTTGAAGTTTAAATATTCTTATGTAGATGTAGATGCAGCTACTAGAGATAGATCAACAGAAAATAGAGGAAAGAGAAATAGACACTTAAAAACTGAGACACTATTAATCTATCCTGATACAACACGTTGGATTAAAGAATTCCAATATTCTTACAACGAACCAATGCACAACGATTACTTCTGGCACGAAGCTTTTGGTGATTATCCTGTAGTAGGGGTAAACTGGCACCAAGCTAAAGCATTCGCTGCATGGAGATCAATGTATAAAAACATCTATTTGAAAGATAATAAGATGACTCTTGAGATCAACGAATTCCGTTTACCAATGGAAAGTGAGTGGGAGTACGCTGCTAGAGGTGGTCTAGAAGGAGCTATGTATCCTTGGGGTGGACCTTATGCTACAGATGAGAAAGGATGCTTTATGGCAAACTTTAAACCAACTCGTTTTGATTATGCAGCAGATGGAGCTCTTTATACAGCTAATGTTCGTTCTTACCCTCCTAATGGATATAACTTATACAATATGGCAGGTAACGTAGCAGAGTGGACTAGTTCTACTTATGATGCATCAAGTTACGATCACATGTCAGCTTTAAAGCCTAGAAATAGACCTAGCGAAAGCCCACTAAAAGTAGTAAGAGGTGGTTCTTGGAGAGACCCAGCATATTTCTTACAAGTTGCTACTCGTGATTCTGAGTACGCAGATTCAGCAAGAAGTTACATCGGATTTAGAACAGTACAGTCTGTGTCAGGTTCTTTATCACGTGTTAACCAAGCAAAAATGGCTCGTTAA
- a CDS encoding formimidoylglutamase: MIYELLRPINNELITYIDGLQSQCIGKKVTFFSGGSFENEGRYNIAIIGIGDNRGNGEGVSIVDITKIRKAWYSLYPGNWGVNIIDLGDIMAGERLEDTYYLVKTLVADLVRQGVIPVFVGGSQDMTYAMYRAYDALEQSVNLVSIDAKLDLSKTEGDVANSYLTRIILEEPTNLFNFSNIGYQTYFNAQEEIDLIASLYFEAYRVGEISGNIKLAEPVLRDADIVSIDMTSVKSADSGNFEFFNPNGFDGREICALARYSGLSDRVSSFGIFNYNNNKNETLLIAQILWYFVEGVNYRSNEYPFVSKASYMKYIVPIEGYDDLIFYKSDVSERWWIEASIETMDAERKVLLPCSYEDYELAISQVIPERWWRTIKKSVV, from the coding sequence ATGATCTACGAACTGCTAAGACCGATAAATAACGAATTAATCACTTATATAGATGGTTTACAGAGTCAGTGTATAGGGAAGAAAGTAACGTTCTTCTCTGGAGGTTCTTTTGAGAATGAAGGTCGATATAATATCGCTATTATCGGAATAGGAGATAATCGAGGTAATGGTGAAGGAGTAAGTATAGTAGATATCACTAAAATAAGAAAGGCTTGGTATTCGTTATATCCTGGTAACTGGGGAGTGAATATTATAGACTTAGGTGATATAATGGCTGGGGAGAGACTAGAGGATACATACTATTTAGTAAAGACTCTAGTAGCAGATCTAGTGAGACAAGGGGTAATCCCTGTATTCGTAGGAGGATCTCAGGATATGACCTATGCGATGTATAGAGCGTATGATGCGTTAGAGCAGTCAGTGAATCTGGTGTCTATAGATGCTAAGTTAGATCTTTCTAAGACAGAAGGTGATGTGGCGAATAGTTATCTGACGCGTATTATATTAGAAGAGCCTACGAATCTGTTTAATTTTTCTAATATCGGGTATCAGACTTACTTCAATGCGCAGGAGGAAATAGACTTAATCGCTAGTTTATATTTTGAGGCGTATAGAGTAGGAGAAATATCTGGTAATATAAAATTAGCTGAGCCAGTACTTAGAGATGCTGATATCGTAAGTATTGATATGACTTCTGTTAAGTCTGCTGATTCTGGTAATTTTGAGTTCTTTAATCCGAATGGATTTGATGGAAGAGAGATATGTGCCTTAGCTAGATATAGTGGGTTGAGTGATAGAGTTTCATCTTTTGGAATATTTAATTATAATAATAATAAAAATGAAACGTTATTAATAGCACAAATCCTTTGGTATTTTGTGGAAGGTGTTAATTATAGATCGAATGAATATCCTTTTGTTAGTAAGGCTAGTTATATGAAGTATATCGTGCCGATAGAGGGATATGACGACTTGATATTCTATAAGAGCGATGTCTCTGAACGCTGGTGGATAGAGGCTTCTATAGAAACGATGGATGCCGAAAGAAAAGTGTTGTTGCCTTGTAGTTATGAGGATTATGAGTTGGCTATTAGCCAAGTTATACCTGAAAGATGGTGGCGAACAATAAAAAAAAGTGTGGTATAA